A region of Deinococcus rubellus DNA encodes the following proteins:
- a CDS encoding metal-dependent transcriptional regulator → MPSTESLTAPPILSRSAQDYLKQLYVLSEQDQRVNTQALAGAMKVTPASATGMLRKLSELGLVQHTAYQGAVLTVDGERIALEMVRHHRLIEAYLHRALGYPLDEVHEEAERLEHVISERLEARMADFLGNPTHDPHGDPIPTLDGTLPVREERPLTELGQGVAAAVVRIPDSDPAQLRALMAAGLTPGAGVSVSRTEPAFGTLTLKVSGGERTLSLTVAALVYVVVDEGGDRPTT, encoded by the coding sequence ATGCCTTCGACTGAGTCGCTGACCGCGCCGCCCATCCTCTCGCGCTCGGCCCAGGATTACCTCAAGCAGCTCTATGTGCTGAGCGAGCAAGACCAGCGGGTCAATACGCAGGCGCTGGCAGGGGCCATGAAGGTCACGCCCGCCAGCGCCACCGGGATGCTGCGCAAGCTCTCGGAACTGGGCCTGGTGCAGCATACGGCCTACCAGGGCGCAGTACTGACGGTGGACGGTGAGCGGATCGCGCTGGAGATGGTGCGCCACCACCGCTTGATCGAGGCGTATCTGCACCGGGCGCTGGGTTACCCGCTCGACGAGGTGCATGAGGAAGCTGAGCGGCTTGAGCATGTCATCAGCGAGCGGCTGGAAGCGCGGATGGCCGACTTTCTGGGCAATCCCACCCACGACCCGCACGGCGACCCGATTCCAACGCTCGACGGTACACTTCCAGTGCGCGAGGAGCGCCCGCTGACCGAGCTGGGCCAGGGCGTCGCGGCGGCGGTGGTCAGGATTCCCGACAGTGACCCGGCGCAGTTGCGTGCTTTGATGGCCGCCGGATTGACGCCGGGGGCCGGGGTGAGCGTCAGCCGAACCGAACCCGCTTTCGGCACCCTGACTCTCAAGGTGAGCGGAGGCGAGCGGACCCTCTCGCTGACGGTGGCGGCCCTCGTATATGTGGTGGTGGACGAGGGGGGAGACCGCCCAACGACTTAA